In Candidatus Epulonipiscium viviparus, one DNA window encodes the following:
- a CDS encoding DUF4422 domain-containing protein — translation MLDIKIFVAHTQENSITVENPLYQNIITQSTGETKFIRDSEGNNISNKYDKYQYLTVQYWAWKNAEADYYGLGMENKYLSFSKSNIRNNAKTDFVYPALYFDEHPTIDPPIKFEYLNKQVIEKLNLFEQPMRELIEQHDMIITSPVEWDIAVMDQFEIPSIFDNKLEAVLNIIKVTSPEMALVAEEYLKGRIYYPGSLYIMKKELFHEYCNWSFKILEELENQTDFSNYSVEGLKMLYHVSERLLGIYYSYIKKQGKYRLAELDWCEVEHVAVEEEVMPAFADTSDCIVLTTDDRFIIGAAATLISLVKTSNVNNNYDIIIFHKDLSEKSKNLLRNVVVQRINFSLRFYDVGYEMSTYNVYKPGNYWQPCVYFKLLIPSIMHNYKKSLHLDCDLIILEDIANLLSIDLKGNAVAGCVDKGTITTSIRRTWANKYYHEKLRITNIVEYFNCGVTVFNINEVHKITSSVELLHEAEKKYLTVEQDILSKSFMNHIYILPQSWNLTIDFLGTVMNLYKQYLPANIYQEYLDARQKPKIIHYVSALKPWDNPNLEYASYWWDTVRGTEIYEMAINSQIQKSCSENIKKTTKKFMDTL, via the coding sequence ATGTTAGATATTAAAATATTTGTAGCGCATACGCAAGAGAATAGTATTACGGTGGAAAACCCACTATATCAAAATATTATAACGCAGTCGACAGGTGAGACGAAATTTATTAGAGACAGCGAAGGGAACAACATTTCGAACAAGTACGATAAATACCAGTATTTAACAGTGCAATACTGGGCATGGAAGAACGCAGAAGCAGACTATTACGGGCTAGGAATGGAAAACAAGTACCTAAGTTTTTCGAAGAGTAATATTCGTAATAACGCCAAAACTGATTTTGTATATCCGGCTCTATACTTCGATGAACATCCGACAATAGACCCACCGATTAAATTTGAGTATCTCAATAAACAAGTGATTGAGAAGTTAAATTTATTTGAGCAACCGATGCGAGAACTGATAGAGCAGCACGACATGATAATCACCTCACCAGTGGAGTGGGATATAGCGGTGATGGATCAGTTTGAAATTCCTTCTATCTTCGATAACAAGCTAGAGGCAGTGTTGAATATTATCAAGGTAACGAGTCCAGAAATGGCATTAGTAGCCGAGGAGTATTTGAAAGGGCGCATATACTATCCGGGATCTTTATATATTATGAAGAAAGAGCTATTTCATGAGTATTGTAACTGGAGTTTTAAAATATTAGAGGAGTTAGAGAATCAGACAGACTTTAGCAATTATTCTGTAGAAGGGTTAAAAATGCTATATCATGTAAGTGAACGATTGCTAGGAATATACTATAGTTATATAAAGAAGCAAGGCAAATATAGATTAGCCGAGCTCGACTGGTGCGAGGTGGAGCATGTAGCTGTAGAAGAAGAGGTGATGCCGGCATTTGCAGATACATCAGACTGTATAGTATTAACAACAGATGATAGGTTCATCATCGGTGCTGCGGCAACTTTGATATCACTGGTCAAAACTTCCAATGTAAATAATAACTATGACATCATCATCTTTCATAAGGATTTATCGGAGAAGTCCAAAAACTTGTTGCGTAATGTCGTTGTGCAGCGCATTAACTTTAGTCTTAGATTCTACGATGTTGGTTATGAAATGAGTACTTATAATGTTTATAAGCCCGGTAATTATTGGCAACCATGCGTATACTTTAAATTATTAATTCCTTCTATAATGCATAATTATAAAAAAAGTTTACATTTAGATTGTGATTTAATCATATTAGAAGATATAGCTAATCTGTTGAGTATTGATTTAAAAGGAAACGCTGTAGCTGGATGTGTAGATAAGGGAACTATAACAACTTCTATACGCAGAACATGGGCTAATAAGTATTACCATGAAAAATTGCGTATAACTAATATTGTAGAATATTTCAATTGTGGAGTTACTGTATTTAATATAAATGAGGTTCATAAAATAACTTCTTCGGTAGAACTTTTACACGAAGCAGAAAAAAAATATCTAACTGTAGAACAAGATATATTATCCAAATCATTTATGAACCATATTTATATATTACCACAGAGTTGGAATCTAACCATAGATTTTCTAGGTACAGTAATGAATTTATATAAACAATATCTTCCTGCAAATATCTATCAAGAATATTTAGATGCAAGGCAAAAACCTAAAATAATTCATTATGTAAGTGCTTTAAAACCTTGGGATAACCCAAATTTGGAATATGCAAGTTATTGGTGGGATACCGTACGTGGAACAGAAATATATGAAATGGCTATAAATTCACAAATACAAAAAAGTTGTTCTGAAAATATAAAAAAAACAACTAAAAAGTTTATGGATACATTATAA
- a CDS encoding putative capsular polysaccharide synthesis family protein, producing MIPVFKTDNNLQIYRENKIVMLGVGKEAAKLIKLFKAFNIEVTAFYNYANQEASKLVDADKVVDQAKFEALVAEENTMIQIALPDAYNAAAAELIKKLNIKNWVSYDEAENVLVFLKVESTFPEDTDWMDKFINDITLYLDSLTLSLNHFLSIYDHNEPIILCMPPKTGDFTLKYTFNKNDIDCYLFPHSSYIFNKKVNLKRNNKLKLTFGLREPIGQNLSLIYHLISHMGDSRVNGLSIRLFQVSLAEKIDVQKIFDNCLMRYSYPDMKKNDLDIVDPYLIQQNISQFCENVIDIMRYPFDKEKGYTIIREGNIEVFVYQLEKLNNLIPELSSWVGIPFDKLENCNMAADKWIADSYKQAQKELVISQEYFDACFNEPYVKHFYSDADIEKFKNRWRSHIR from the coding sequence GTGATACCCGTTTTTAAAACAGATAACAATTTACAGATCTATAGAGAAAATAAAATTGTAATGCTCGGCGTAGGCAAAGAAGCTGCCAAGCTAATAAAACTTTTCAAAGCATTTAACATCGAAGTGACCGCATTTTACAATTATGCTAATCAAGAAGCGAGCAAATTGGTAGATGCTGATAAGGTAGTCGATCAGGCTAAATTTGAAGCGCTTGTAGCAGAAGAAAATACCATGATTCAAATCGCTCTGCCAGATGCATATAATGCTGCAGCAGCTGAATTAATTAAAAAATTGAATATTAAGAATTGGGTTTCATATGATGAAGCTGAAAATGTTTTAGTTTTCTTGAAAGTGGAGTCAACTTTTCCAGAAGATACAGATTGGATGGATAAGTTTATTAATGACATTACTCTATATCTTGATTCTTTGACTCTCAGTTTAAATCATTTTTTATCCATATATGACCACAATGAACCAATTATTCTTTGTATGCCTCCTAAAACCGGAGATTTTACTTTAAAATATACTTTTAACAAAAATGATATTGACTGTTATTTGTTTCCACATAGTTCATATATATTTAATAAAAAAGTTAATTTAAAAAGAAATAATAAATTAAAATTAACCTTTGGACTAAGAGAACCTATTGGACAAAATTTATCGTTAATTTACCACCTTATAAGTCATATGGGCGACTCACGAGTGAATGGTTTATCTATTCGACTATTCCAAGTATCTTTGGCAGAAAAAATAGATGTTCAAAAAATATTTGATAATTGCTTGATGCGATATAGCTATCCAGATATGAAAAAGAATGATCTTGATATCGTGGATCCATATCTTATTCAACAAAATATTTCTCAATTTTGCGAAAATGTAATTGATATTATGAGATACCCATTCGATAAGGAAAAAGGATATACTATCATTAGAGAAGGAAATATTGAAGTATTTGTATATCAGTTAGAAAAGCTCAACAATCTTATTCCTGAATTATCATCTTGGGTAGGAATACCCTTTGATAAATTAGAGAATTGTAATATGGCTGCAGACAAATGGATAGCCGATTCATATAAGCAAGCTCAAAAAGAATTGGTTATATCGCAAGAATATTTTGATGCGTGTTTTAACGAACCATATGTTAAGCATTTTTACTCTGATGCAGATATCGAAAAATTTAAAAATAGGTGGAGAAGTCATATACGGTAG
- a CDS encoding FkbM family methyltransferase, which produces MIDETGTTKITFTEIKTAYESLADDLSREIFDKRIQYAYKQTPASIEELGKLNVSSAADAVNPEEKITLRKEVEKFSNPTVIIYGAGVLGHSIFEAIKDIKKVIFCVSNPSDIDNVKTEDGIKVISKAELLSTYSDTPIIIASHTYFSEIFGFLLSSGIDPTNIIDILKILFEGHYFDTDIISLSKNEVFVDVGVYNGGTSIEFAEKCNRIYKQIYLFEADPELARLSKQVLEISSINNYEIYDVGLWDKKETLRFNNTSEMKCSKIDMEGNIIIHVDTLDNYFIHDKTNIREIPTFIKMDIEGAELEALKGGEQLIKQYAPKLAICVYHKLEDVIIITNWLKNINPKYTMYLRHYGGGGGKQYETVLYAVQK; this is translated from the coding sequence ATGATAGACGAAACTGGAACAACTAAGATAACTTTTACTGAAATAAAAACGGCTTATGAAAGCTTAGCGGATGACTTGTCACGTGAGATCTTTGACAAAAGAATACAGTATGCATATAAACAAACACCTGCAAGTATTGAGGAATTAGGAAAATTAAATGTGAGTTCTGCAGCAGATGCTGTAAATCCAGAAGAAAAAATAACACTAAGAAAAGAAGTGGAAAAATTTAGCAATCCAACAGTTATAATTTATGGAGCAGGTGTATTAGGACACTCGATATTTGAAGCAATAAAAGATATTAAAAAGGTTATATTTTGCGTAAGTAATCCTAGTGATATCGACAATGTAAAAACAGAAGATGGAATAAAGGTAATATCTAAAGCAGAATTATTGTCAACTTATTCTGATACACCTATTATAATTGCATCTCACACTTATTTTTCTGAAATATTTGGATTTTTACTATCTAGCGGTATAGATCCAACTAATATAATTGATATTCTTAAAATATTATTTGAAGGACATTATTTTGACACAGATATTATTTCTTTGAGTAAAAATGAAGTTTTTGTGGATGTAGGTGTATATAACGGAGGCACTTCCATTGAGTTTGCTGAAAAATGTAATCGAATTTATAAACAGATATATTTATTTGAAGCTGATCCTGAACTAGCTAGATTATCCAAACAAGTTTTGGAGATATCCTCTATTAATAATTATGAAATTTATGACGTAGGATTATGGGATAAAAAAGAAACTCTTAGATTTAATAATACTTCGGAAATGAAATGTTCTAAAATTGATATGGAAGGAAATATTATAATTCATGTTGATACTTTAGATAATTATTTTATTCACGATAAAACGAATATCCGTGAAATTCCTACATTTATAAAAATGGATATTGAAGGAGCAGAATTAGAAGCGCTAAAAGGTGGAGAACAATTAATTAAACAATATGCTCCCAAATTAGCAATTTGTGTTTATCATAAACTGGAAGATGTAATCATTATCACCAATTGGCTTAAGAATATCAATCCAAAATATACTATGTATTTGAGACATTATGGTGGGGGCGGCGGTAAACAATATGAAACTGTATTATATGCAGTTCAAAAATAA
- a CDS encoding FkbM family methyltransferase, producing MMDETGTTKITFTEIKTAYESLADDLSREIFDKRIQYAYKQTPASIEELGKLNVSPAVDIVNPEEKITLRKEVEKFSNPTVIIYGAGILGHSIFEAIKDIKKVIFCVSNPSDIDNIKTEDGVKVISKEELLPTYSDTPIIIASHTYFSEILDSLISIGIHPEHIINILKFMFENNYFDKSIISFNENEVFVDVGVYNASTSIEFAEKYKQNYKKIYLFEADPKLAKLSKQNLEISSISNYEIYDVGLWDKKDTLKFENTQSSANCITTEGNIIIHVDTLDNYFIHDKTNIREIPTFIKMDIEGAELEALKGGEQLIKQYAPKLAICVYHKLEDVIIITNWLKNINPKYTMYLRHHGSGTNSAYETVLYAIQK from the coding sequence ATGATGGACGAAACTGGAACAACTAAGATAACTTTTACTGAAATAAAAACGGCTTATGAAAGCTTAGCGGATGACTTGTCACGTGAGATCTTTGACAAAAGAATACAGTATGCATATAAACAAACACCTGCAAGTATTGAGGAATTAGGAAAATTAAATGTGAGTCCTGCAGTAGATATTGTGAATCCAGAAGAAAAAATAACACTAAGAAAAGAAGTGGAAAAATTTAGCAATCCAACAGTTATAATTTATGGAGCAGGTATATTAGGACACTCGATATTTGAAGCAATAAAAGATATTAAAAAGGTTATATTTTGCGTCAGTAATCCTAGTGATATCGACAATATAAAAACAGAAGATGGGGTAAAGGTAATATCTAAAGAAGAATTATTGCCAACTTATTCTGATACACCTATTATAATTGCCTCTCACACTTATTTTTCAGAAATATTAGATTCTTTAATATCTATTGGCATACATCCAGAGCATATAATAAATATTTTAAAATTTATGTTTGAAAATAATTATTTTGATAAAAGTATAATTTCTTTCAACGAAAATGAAGTTTTTGTTGATGTTGGTGTATATAATGCAAGCACTTCGATTGAATTTGCTGAAAAATATAAACAAAATTATAAAAAAATATATTTATTTGAAGCTGATCCCAAACTAGCTAAATTATCCAAACAAAATTTGGAGATATCCTCTATTAGTAATTATGAAATTTATGATGTAGGATTATGGGATAAAAAAGATACACTTAAATTTGAAAATACTCAAAGTAGTGCTAATTGTATTACTACAGAAGGAAATATTATAATTCATGTTGATACTTTAGATAATTATTTTATTCACGATAAAACGAATATCCGTGAAATTCCTACATTCATAAAAATGGATATTGAAGGAGCAGAATTAGAAGCGCTAAAAGGTGGAGAACAATTAATTAAACAATATGCTCCCAAATTAGCAATCTGTGTTTATCATAAACTAGAAGATGTGATCATTATCACCAATTGGCTTAAGAATATCAACCCAAAATATACTATGTATTTGAGACATCATGGTAGTGGTACGAACTCAGCATATGAAACTGTATTATATGCCATTCAAAAATAA
- the cysD gene encoding sulfate adenylyltransferase subunit CysD: MSHLDRLEAEAIYIFREVVAECEKPVMLYSIGKDSSCLLHLALKAFYPEKLPFPLLHIDTTWKFREMIEFRDRIAKQAGIEMLVYTNEEGVKKDINPFDYGSIYTDIMKTEALKKALDKYGFNVAFGGARRDEEASRAKERIFSFRNSTHTWDPKNQRPELWDLYNTQINKGESIRVFPISNWTEKDVWQYIKQENIEIVPLYFAKERPVVARDNNLIMIDDDRMKLKPGETVEQKSVRFRTLGCYPLTGATLSAADTLDSVINETLNTTSSERVSRIIDHEARGSMERRKKEGYF, encoded by the coding sequence ATGTCACACTTAGATAGATTAGAAGCAGAGGCAATTTATATTTTTCGAGAAGTAGTGGCTGAATGCGAAAAACCCGTTATGCTATATTCGATCGGTAAAGACAGTTCGTGTTTATTGCATTTAGCATTAAAGGCTTTTTATCCCGAAAAACTTCCATTTCCATTATTGCATATAGATACAACGTGGAAATTTCGCGAAATGATAGAATTTAGAGATCGCATAGCCAAGCAAGCTGGAATAGAAATGCTTGTTTACACAAACGAAGAAGGGGTTAAAAAAGATATTAATCCTTTTGATTATGGAAGCATTTACACGGATATTATGAAAACCGAAGCTTTAAAAAAGGCTCTGGATAAATATGGTTTTAATGTAGCGTTTGGTGGAGCTAGGCGTGATGAAGAAGCCTCTCGTGCCAAAGAGCGCATCTTTTCGTTTAGAAATAGTACACACACCTGGGATCCCAAAAATCAACGCCCCGAACTATGGGATTTGTATAATACTCAAATAAATAAAGGTGAAAGCATTCGTGTATTTCCGATATCTAATTGGACTGAAAAAGATGTGTGGCAATATATTAAGCAAGAGAATATAGAAATCGTTCCATTATATTTTGCAAAGGAACGTCCTGTTGTTGCACGCGATAACAATTTGATTATGATTGATGATGATAGAATGAAGTTGAAACCCGGAGAAACAGTAGAGCAAAAATCAGTGCGATTTAGAACCCTTGGATGTTACCCTCTAACAGGTGCTACTTTATCCGCGGCCGATACATTGGACAGCGTGATCAACGAAACGTTAAATACTACATCTTCAGAACGAGTTAGTCGAATTATTGATCATGAAGCTCGTGGAAGCATGGAACGTCGTAAAAAGGAGGGGTATTTCTAA
- a CDS encoding N-acetylmuramoyl-L-alanine amidase: protein MIVQKPLIDIELISKAGINKSTKPLIIDKESNMLLLTQYNKSIIEIIDNYKEREIIIDLGADYSAAYASTKLQVNSDNIREIEILNDKTTQLIIKSNQICAYNQTETASGLNLEIVRPEEKYAKILVLDIGHGGNDPGTLGNGLIEKELNTEHAFAIKDFIETNSDIKIYMTRELDETLALTYRTDLANEIGAHLFVSVHNNSHTSDIPNGSEVFYFPSEDDTTSKLMAEAMIEKIVEYTGMFNRGAKPSSKLIVLKTSQMPSLLIEGGFLSNIDDAKKLGQSEFTTSYSKAVAETIIEFFK from the coding sequence ATGATTGTACAAAAACCTTTAATAGATATAGAGTTAATTTCAAAAGCAGGCATAAATAAATCTACCAAACCGCTGATTATTGACAAAGAATCAAATATGTTGCTATTAACTCAGTATAATAAATCCATTATAGAAATCATAGATAACTATAAAGAACGAGAGATTATTATAGATTTGGGAGCGGACTATTCTGCTGCATATGCATCTACAAAATTGCAAGTAAACAGCGATAATATTAGAGAGATAGAAATATTGAATGATAAAACAACTCAGTTGATTATAAAAAGCAATCAGATATGTGCATACAACCAAACAGAAACAGCAAGTGGATTGAATTTAGAAATTGTTCGCCCAGAAGAAAAATATGCTAAAATACTAGTTTTAGATATAGGTCATGGTGGAAATGATCCTGGAACTTTAGGCAATGGCTTGATAGAAAAGGAGCTAAATACTGAGCATGCATTTGCCATTAAGGATTTTATCGAAACAAATTCAGATATTAAGATCTATATGACTAGAGAATTAGATGAGACATTAGCATTAACTTATCGAACTGATTTAGCAAACGAAATAGGTGCGCATTTATTTGTGAGTGTGCATAATAATTCTCATACCAGCGACATCCCAAATGGCAGCGAAGTATTCTATTTTCCGAGCGAAGATGATACAACATCCAAACTTATGGCAGAAGCAATGATTGAGAAAATTGTGGAATATACTGGAATGTTCAATCGAGGTGCTAAACCATCATCTAAATTGATAGTGCTAAAAACCAGCCAGATGCCATCATTATTAATAGAAGGAGGCTTTTTATCCAACATCGACGATGCTAAGAAGTTGGGCCAAAGTGAGTTTACAACTAGTTACTCTAAAGCTGTCGCAGAAACCATAATAGAATTTTTTAAATAG
- the cysC gene encoding adenylyl-sulfate kinase, whose product MNTLLKFITCGSVDDGKSTLIGRMLCDAKLIFKEQEAALVEDSKQGSAGDEIDYALLLDGLTAEREQGITIDVAYRYFSTDRRSFIVADTPGHEEYTRNMAVGASFCDLAIILVDATKGILRQTKRHTRICNLMGIRNFVFAINKMDLVNYKKSVFENIRHDIYTLMESFNYQSLFTIPIAASKGDNITRLSINMFWYESIPLLQYLEEVDVAVTATEKPFLMTVQRVSRPDHTFRGFQGQVMQGKLALNDAVYIFPSGETADIKQILLMDKDVVAVDTQQAVTLVLDREVDCSRGCVITKNKKQTIGRLFRANLLWMDDEELLVGRNYLLKVGTKVIPATIIKIHYCVNVNSGKHILQEQAQKNDLINCDVSLSEKVVLDKFNQTPELGRFILINRITNMTAACGVIEHILYRSDNLTWQNLYVTKEIRSLLKNQIPKTIWFTGLSGSGKSTLANALEKMLTILGKHTMLLDGDNIRIGLNNNLGFSEEDRVENIRRIAEVSKLLNDAGIIVLVAAISPFEKDRENAKNIIGKDFVEIYVNTSLEECEKRDTKGLYQKARQGEISKFTGISSPYEVPANPDFIADTQNNSVEEIINQILNYLNY is encoded by the coding sequence ATGAATACATTATTAAAATTTATTACTTGTGGTAGTGTGGATGACGGAAAATCAACTCTAATTGGACGAATGCTCTGCGACGCTAAACTGATATTTAAGGAGCAAGAAGCGGCATTAGTAGAGGACAGTAAACAGGGTAGCGCGGGTGATGAGATTGATTATGCCCTACTATTAGATGGACTTACGGCGGAAAGAGAGCAAGGCATTACGATCGATGTAGCATATCGGTATTTTAGCACTGATAGACGAAGTTTTATTGTTGCAGATACTCCCGGACATGAAGAGTATACTAGAAATATGGCAGTGGGAGCATCATTTTGTGATTTGGCAATTATATTAGTTGATGCTACAAAGGGTATTTTGCGACAGACAAAACGCCATACTAGAATTTGTAATCTAATGGGTATACGCAATTTTGTCTTTGCAATTAATAAAATGGATCTAGTCAATTATAAAAAATCTGTATTCGAAAATATAAGACATGATATATATACGCTCATGGAATCATTTAATTATCAAAGCTTATTTACCATTCCTATCGCTGCGTCTAAAGGAGATAATATCACAAGGTTATCTATTAATATGTTTTGGTATGAAAGCATTCCGTTATTGCAATACTTAGAGGAAGTGGATGTTGCAGTTACTGCCACAGAAAAACCATTTTTGATGACAGTGCAACGAGTGAGTCGTCCTGATCATACGTTTAGAGGTTTTCAAGGGCAGGTTATGCAAGGTAAACTAGCTTTAAATGATGCGGTTTATATATTTCCAAGTGGAGAGACAGCAGATATTAAGCAAATCTTATTAATGGATAAGGATGTTGTAGCAGTTGATACGCAACAAGCTGTAACTTTGGTATTGGATCGCGAAGTCGATTGCTCTCGAGGATGCGTAATCACAAAAAATAAAAAACAGACTATAGGACGTTTATTTAGAGCAAATTTGCTATGGATGGACGATGAAGAATTACTTGTAGGCAGAAATTATTTATTAAAAGTGGGAACCAAGGTTATCCCAGCCACTATAATAAAAATTCATTATTGCGTTAATGTGAATTCTGGAAAGCATATTTTACAAGAACAGGCACAGAAGAATGACTTAATAAATTGCGATGTTTCATTATCCGAAAAAGTGGTATTAGATAAATTTAATCAGACTCCTGAATTAGGACGTTTTATTTTAATCAACAGAATTACTAACATGACTGCAGCGTGCGGAGTCATTGAACACATATTATATCGTTCTGATAATTTAACATGGCAAAACCTCTATGTTACAAAAGAAATCCGTTCATTATTGAAAAATCAAATTCCTAAAACAATTTGGTTTACCGGATTATCTGGATCAGGTAAATCTACTCTCGCAAATGCTTTGGAGAAAATGTTAACAATTTTAGGAAAACACACCATGCTATTAGATGGCGATAACATTAGAATCGGTCTAAATAATAACCTGGGATTTTCAGAGGAGGATAGAGTAGAAAATATTCGTCGAATTGCAGAAGTGAGCAAGCTATTAAATGATGCAGGTATCATTGTATTAGTTGCCGCAATTTCACCTTTTGAAAAAGATCGAGAGAATGCTAAGAACATTATAGGCAAAGACTTTGTTGAAATCTACGTTAATACTTCTTTAGAAGAGTGCGAAAAACGAGATACTAAAGGGTTGTATCAAAAAGCTAGACAGGGTGAAATTAGCAAATTTACAGGAATATCTAGCCCTTATGAAGTACCAGCAAATCCCGACTTTATTGCCGACACTCAAAACAACAGTGTGGAAGAAATTATAAATCAAATATTAAACTATTTAAATTATTAA
- a CDS encoding sulfite exporter TauE/SafE family protein: protein MEIGILYLLIGLSASTVGAISGLGGGVIIKPVLDFFGHYDMATIGILSSCTVFSMAIVSLAKKFMSKATFEYKKLLSLSFGAIAGGFIGKYIFDIFDNLIPETNAKIIQSVLLALLMFSILLFNIFKKKIKTFNTSNIFICLTAGIVMGTISAFLGIGGGPVNVALIIILFSCNAKDAAIYSIFTIFFSQISTLGTTLFTVGFGAYDLSTAPYMIFGGIAGGFLGDKFSKKLTSKQVEKLFSLIMIVVICLNIINIVRVATI, encoded by the coding sequence ATGGAAATAGGAATTTTATATTTGCTTATTGGTTTATCAGCTTCGACAGTAGGTGCTATATCCGGGCTTGGTGGCGGAGTAATCATTAAGCCAGTTCTTGATTTTTTTGGTCATTACGATATGGCAACTATAGGGATACTTTCATCGTGTACAGTATTTTCGATGGCAATTGTTTCGCTAGCCAAAAAATTCATGTCAAAAGCAACTTTTGAATACAAAAAATTATTATCCCTTTCATTTGGTGCTATTGCCGGAGGGTTTATTGGGAAATACATATTTGATATATTTGATAATTTAATTCCCGAAACAAATGCTAAGATTATTCAGTCTGTACTTTTAGCATTATTGATGTTTAGCATTTTACTATTTAATATATTTAAGAAAAAAATCAAAACTTTTAATACTTCGAATATATTTATATGTTTAACAGCAGGAATAGTTATGGGTACTATATCAGCTTTTTTGGGTATAGGTGGAGGACCTGTAAATGTAGCATTAATAATAATTCTATTTTCTTGCAATGCCAAAGATGCAGCAATATATTCCATATTTACCATATTCTTTTCACAAATATCAACTTTAGGAACTACTTTATTTACAGTAGGGTTTGGAGCATATGATTTAAGTACTGCCCCGTATATGATATTTGGTGGTATTGCAGGAGGTTTTCTAGGAGATAAATTTAGCAAAAAACTTACAAGTAAGCAAGTAGAAAAGCTATTTAGTTTAATAATGATAGTTGTCATCTGCCTTAATATTATTAATATAGTAAGGGTCGCAACTATTTAA
- the spo0A gene encoding sporulation transcription factor Spo0A, translating to METNKNIQIVIADDSKDMIDILREFINKQAGLEIVGVAYDGNEAYDAVIKLAPDILILDVIMPNLDGISVLEKLKATKLSKKPIVIMLSAVGQDKITGRALALGAEYYIVKPFDLDALVLRIKQLMNMQDMYNMPQNQNLIKEDNKEEKERISKFTLETEVTSIIHEIGIPAHIKGYQYLRDAIIMAINDMDILNSITKQLYPSIAKRYNTTPSRVERAIRHAIEVAWSRGKMETLEKLFGYTVNNGKGKPTNSEFVALIADKLRLQMQVS from the coding sequence ATGGAAACAAATAAGAATATTCAAATTGTAATAGCAGATGATAGCAAAGATATGATTGACATTTTACGAGAATTTATTAACAAGCAAGCTGGTCTTGAAATTGTAGGAGTGGCATATGATGGAAACGAGGCTTATGACGCAGTAATTAAGCTTGCTCCAGACATTTTAATATTAGATGTTATAATGCCAAACCTAGATGGGATTAGTGTTTTAGAAAAATTGAAAGCAACTAAATTATCTAAAAAACCAATTGTGATTATGTTATCTGCCGTTGGCCAGGACAAGATCACAGGTCGTGCACTTGCTTTGGGGGCTGAATATTATATTGTGAAGCCATTTGATTTAGATGCGTTAGTGTTGCGAATAAAACAACTTATGAATATGCAAGACATGTATAATATGCCGCAAAATCAAAATCTTATTAAAGAAGACAATAAAGAAGAAAAAGAACGCATATCAAAATTTACGTTAGAAACAGAAGTAACTAGTATTATTCATGAGATAGGCATTCCGGCACATATTAAGGGATACCAATACTTGCGAGATGCCATCATTATGGCCATAAATGATATGGATATTCTAAATTCAATTACTAAGCAGTTATATCCGTCCATTGCTAAGAGGTATAATACAACACCTAGTAGAGTAGAAAGAGCAATCAGACATGCCATAGAAGTTGCGTGGAGCAGAGGAAAGATGGAAACACTTGAAAAATTATTTGGATATACTGTAAATAATGGCAAGGGAAAACCTACCAATTCCGAATTTGTTGCTCTTATTGCCGATAAGCTTAGACTTCAAATGCAAGTTTCATAA